One part of the Engraulis encrasicolus isolate BLACKSEA-1 chromosome 17, IST_EnEncr_1.0, whole genome shotgun sequence genome encodes these proteins:
- the LOC134466771 gene encoding tryptase-2-like gives MCVVLLVSNASGSLRSAVVGGHDAERGSWPWMVYVYLQTIREPSVCGGSLLNSQWVLTAAHCNRHHPSKLRLEESFVRVGVWKLKREEEGRMLQITRFVAHSNYKLERQRPLNDIALLQLSVTVTFDKYIDPVPLPAAEDVLNTDAECWVTGWGYKSENKRPLPGDQTLQELQVPLLDDAICKSMYPISKKHPKLMLCAGYLMGGKDACQGDSGGPLVCKFSKGFVQVGVVSFGDGCARINKTGVYTRVQHYLRFINDTITNYSPS, from the exons ATGTGTGTCGTGCTGCTGGTCAGCAATGCCTCAG gctcGTTGAGGAGTGCTGTGGTTGGTGGGCACGATGCAGAGCGAGGAAGTTGGCCTTGGATGGTCTACGTCTACCTGCAGACaataagg GAGCCATCTGTGTGTGGCGGTTCGCTCCTTAACAGCCAGTGGGTTCTGACTGCAGCTCACTGCAACCGGCATCATCCGTC gaagctCAGACTGGAGGAATCGTTTGTGCGTGTGGGAGTTTGGAAgttaaagagagaggaagaaggacgCATGCTCCAGATCACACGCTTTGTGGCTCACAGTaactacaag ttggaACGCCAGAGGCCACTGAATGATATAGCCCTCCTCCAGCTAAGCGTCACTGTGACCTTCGATAAATACATCGATCCTGTTCCCCTGCCTGCTGCCGAGGATGTCCTCAATACCGACGCAGAGTGCTGGGTCACCGGATGGGGCTACAAAAGCGAGAacaaac GTCCGTTGCCAGGTGACCAGACTCTGCAGGAGCTGCAGGTTCCTCTGCTAGATGACGCCATCTGCAAGTCCATGTATCCCATATCTAAAAAGCACCCCAAACTCATGCTGTGTGCCGGATACCTAATGGGGGGAAAGGACgcctgccag ggtgactCTGGTGGTCCGCTGGTGTGTAAGTTCTCTAAAGGCTTCGTCCAGGTGGGAGTGGTGAGTTTTGGTGACGGCTGCGCTCGTATCAATAAGACCGGAGTCTACACGCGTGTGCAGCACTACCTCCGCTTCATAAATGATACCATCACCAACTACAGCCCCTCCTAG